From a single Solanum dulcamara chromosome 4, daSolDulc1.2, whole genome shotgun sequence genomic region:
- the LOC129884308 gene encoding uncharacterized protein LOC129884308, whose product MPQDRYDRQGQSRQNFRPQVSQSPASVSQGSKGKPPCGKCGRLHLGECRAGRVGCYKCGQMGHLLRECPTWGNRAQSSAIAPPARGNQRGATPGTSGGTNRLYAMGSRQDQENSPNVVTGMIRVSSFDCYVLMDPGATLSFVTPYVASKFNKIPERLLEPFCVATPVGDSVLAERVYRDCTVSIHHRDTLADLVELDMVDFDVILGMDWLYVCLTSFDLATVLTIYPSLLFVDEL is encoded by the exons ATGCCGCAGGATAGGTATGACCGGCAGGGacaaagtcgccagaatttcagaccccaggtttctcaatccccggccagtgtaagtcagggttcgaagggaaagccaccatgcggcaagtgtggtaggctccacttgggagaatgcagagcaggaagggttggttgctataaatgcggccaaatgggccatcttctgagggagtgtccaacatgggggaacagggcccagtcctctgccatcgcaccaccagctagaggaaatcagaggggcgctactccaggtacgagtggaggtacaaaccgcctatatgccatgggtagtcgccaagatcaggagaactctccaaacgtcgtgacgggtatgattcgagtctcttcctttgattgttatgtattgatggatccaggtgccaccttatcttttgtaactccctatgtggctagtaagttcaataaaatccctgaacgtcttcttgagcccttttgtgtggccactcctgtcggtgattctgtcttagctgagagagtctatagagattgcactgtgtcaattcatcacagggacaccttggctgacttggttgagttagacatggttgatttcgacgtgatccttggtatggactggctttatgtctg tttaacttcatttgATTTGGCTACTGTTCTGACTATTTATCCATCACTTTTGTTTGTTGATGaattataa